Proteins encoded in a region of the Scomber scombrus chromosome 16, fScoSco1.1, whole genome shotgun sequence genome:
- the zgc:91944 gene encoding homeobox-containing protein 1 isoform X2, producing MRQWCVPAATPRTEPLPGCLSVSPPPSSDARMECYEVEPRYTIEQIDLLQRLRLSGMTKPQIIHALESLERLDPDHRPSHCDSHPAPSNNTPAAAAPAPSSSSSSSSSSLSLASATTQTSGLDGAALSPSNSYEASPPPLYPPSVAVQRSFSYDMMGEEEWDLEEKVEEYMRRDSNLVKEEIKTFLNNRRISQAIVGQVTGISQSYISQWLLQQGLEMSDSKRRAFYRWYLLERNNPGLRWSESQHSVSPMPRARGGDRDGTLAGASGSLPNPNTNLNPNPVWSRQRELLMHLLPWYTAAASAAQAQPGATLSMRSLVKEEPDWRTGIMAGDRAGMVGGPLRLRRGSRFTWRKECQSIMESFFMENQYPDEAKREEIANTCNSVIQKPGCKLSEFERVTALKVYNWFANRRKEMKRRANIEAAILESHGIEVPSPSCHSNGEEGEMQEFADQVNHRFSEQEESSTQRIVDQQDPSALAASEVAALPSPTPQVLEQKEEDPKTETVDEE from the exons ATGCGACAGTGGTGCGTCCCCGCTGCGACCCCACGCACTGAACCACTCCCGGGGTGCCTGTCCGTGTCGCCCCCTCCATCATCAG ATGCCAGAATGGAGTGCTACGAGGTGGAGCCGCGCTACACCATCGAACAGATCGACCTCCTGCAGCGCCTGCGCCTATCAGGTATGACCAAACCTCAGATCATCCACGCCCTGGAGTCCCTGGAGAGGCTCGACCCAGACCACCGCCCGTCACACTGCGACTCTCACCCGGCCCCATCCAACAACACGCCCGCCGCAGCCGCCCCGGCCCCGTCCTcgtcctcctcatcttcctcctcctcgctgtCCCTGGCCTCTGCCACCACGCAGACCTCCGGCCTGGACGGCGCCGCGCTGTCCCCCAGCAACAGCTACGAGGCGTCGCCCCCTCCCCTCTACCCTCCCAGCGTGGCCGTTCAGCGGTCGTTCAGCTACGACATGATGGGAGAAGAGGAGTGGGACCTggaggagaaggtggaggagTACATGAG GAGAGACAGCAACCTGGTGAAAGAAGAGATCAAAACGTTCCTCAACAACCGCAGGATCTCTCAGGCTATCGTAGGACAAGTCACAG GCATCAGCCAGAGTTACATATCCCAGTGGTTGCTGCAACAAGGCCTGGAGATGAGCGACTCTAAGCGCAGAGCTTTCTACCGCTGGTACCTGCTGGAGAGGAATAACCCAG GGCTGAGGTGGAGTGAAAGCCAGCACAGCGTGAGCCCCATGCCCAGGGCCAGGGGAGGGGACAGAGACGGCACGCTAGCAGGGGCAAGCGGCAGCCTCCCCAACCCCAACACCAACCTCAACCCCAACCCAGTGTGGAGCAGGCAGAGAGAGCTGCTGATGCACTTGCTGCCGTGGTACACTGCTGCCGCCTCAGCCGCCCAGGCCCAGCCAG GTGCCACCTTATCGATGCGTTCTTTGGTGAAGGAGGAACCAGATTGGAGGACGGGGATCATGGCTGGCGACAGGGCCGGGATGGTTGGCGGGCCTCTTAGGCTGCGTAGAGGAAGCAGGTTCACCTGGAGGAAGGAGTGCCAATCAATCATGGAGAG TTTCTTCATGGAGAACCAATACCCAGATGAGGCAAAGCGGGAGGAGATTGCCAACACCTGCAACTCAGTCATCCAGAAACCAG GTTGTAAGCTGTCTGAGTTTGAGCGTGTGACAGCGTTGAAGGTGTACAACTGGTTTGCCAACCGTCGgaaggagatgaagagaagagCAAATATAG AAGCTGCCATTTTGGAAAGCCATGGTATTGAGGTGCCAAGTCCAAGCTGCCACTCAAAtggtgaggagggagagatgcAAGAGTTTGCCGATCAGGTGAATCATCGATTCTCAGAGCAA GAAGAGTCATCTACTCAGAGGATTGTAGACCAACAAGACCCCTCCGCACTGGCTGCTTCCGAGGTCGCAGCCCTGCCGAGCCCCACCCCGCAGGTCCTAgaacagaaagaggaggatcCAAAAACGGAGACTGTGGATGAAGAGTGA
- the zgc:91944 gene encoding homeobox-containing protein 1 isoform X1, whose amino-acid sequence MRQWCVPAATPRTEPLPGCLSVSPPPSSGKDARMECYEVEPRYTIEQIDLLQRLRLSGMTKPQIIHALESLERLDPDHRPSHCDSHPAPSNNTPAAAAPAPSSSSSSSSSSLSLASATTQTSGLDGAALSPSNSYEASPPPLYPPSVAVQRSFSYDMMGEEEWDLEEKVEEYMRRDSNLVKEEIKTFLNNRRISQAIVGQVTGISQSYISQWLLQQGLEMSDSKRRAFYRWYLLERNNPGLRWSESQHSVSPMPRARGGDRDGTLAGASGSLPNPNTNLNPNPVWSRQRELLMHLLPWYTAAASAAQAQPGATLSMRSLVKEEPDWRTGIMAGDRAGMVGGPLRLRRGSRFTWRKECQSIMESFFMENQYPDEAKREEIANTCNSVIQKPGCKLSEFERVTALKVYNWFANRRKEMKRRANIEAAILESHGIEVPSPSCHSNGEEGEMQEFADQVNHRFSEQEESSTQRIVDQQDPSALAASEVAALPSPTPQVLEQKEEDPKTETVDEE is encoded by the exons ATGCGACAGTGGTGCGTCCCCGCTGCGACCCCACGCACTGAACCACTCCCGGGGTGCCTGTCCGTGTCGCCCCCTCCATCATCAGGTAAGG ATGCCAGAATGGAGTGCTACGAGGTGGAGCCGCGCTACACCATCGAACAGATCGACCTCCTGCAGCGCCTGCGCCTATCAGGTATGACCAAACCTCAGATCATCCACGCCCTGGAGTCCCTGGAGAGGCTCGACCCAGACCACCGCCCGTCACACTGCGACTCTCACCCGGCCCCATCCAACAACACGCCCGCCGCAGCCGCCCCGGCCCCGTCCTcgtcctcctcatcttcctcctcctcgctgtCCCTGGCCTCTGCCACCACGCAGACCTCCGGCCTGGACGGCGCCGCGCTGTCCCCCAGCAACAGCTACGAGGCGTCGCCCCCTCCCCTCTACCCTCCCAGCGTGGCCGTTCAGCGGTCGTTCAGCTACGACATGATGGGAGAAGAGGAGTGGGACCTggaggagaaggtggaggagTACATGAG GAGAGACAGCAACCTGGTGAAAGAAGAGATCAAAACGTTCCTCAACAACCGCAGGATCTCTCAGGCTATCGTAGGACAAGTCACAG GCATCAGCCAGAGTTACATATCCCAGTGGTTGCTGCAACAAGGCCTGGAGATGAGCGACTCTAAGCGCAGAGCTTTCTACCGCTGGTACCTGCTGGAGAGGAATAACCCAG GGCTGAGGTGGAGTGAAAGCCAGCACAGCGTGAGCCCCATGCCCAGGGCCAGGGGAGGGGACAGAGACGGCACGCTAGCAGGGGCAAGCGGCAGCCTCCCCAACCCCAACACCAACCTCAACCCCAACCCAGTGTGGAGCAGGCAGAGAGAGCTGCTGATGCACTTGCTGCCGTGGTACACTGCTGCCGCCTCAGCCGCCCAGGCCCAGCCAG GTGCCACCTTATCGATGCGTTCTTTGGTGAAGGAGGAACCAGATTGGAGGACGGGGATCATGGCTGGCGACAGGGCCGGGATGGTTGGCGGGCCTCTTAGGCTGCGTAGAGGAAGCAGGTTCACCTGGAGGAAGGAGTGCCAATCAATCATGGAGAG TTTCTTCATGGAGAACCAATACCCAGATGAGGCAAAGCGGGAGGAGATTGCCAACACCTGCAACTCAGTCATCCAGAAACCAG GTTGTAAGCTGTCTGAGTTTGAGCGTGTGACAGCGTTGAAGGTGTACAACTGGTTTGCCAACCGTCGgaaggagatgaagagaagagCAAATATAG AAGCTGCCATTTTGGAAAGCCATGGTATTGAGGTGCCAAGTCCAAGCTGCCACTCAAAtggtgaggagggagagatgcAAGAGTTTGCCGATCAGGTGAATCATCGATTCTCAGAGCAA GAAGAGTCATCTACTCAGAGGATTGTAGACCAACAAGACCCCTCCGCACTGGCTGCTTCCGAGGTCGCAGCCCTGCCGAGCCCCACCCCGCAGGTCCTAgaacagaaagaggaggatcCAAAAACGGAGACTGTGGATGAAGAGTGA